From Bosea sp. NBC_00550, the proteins below share one genomic window:
- the cyoD gene encoding cytochrome o ubiquinol oxidase subunit IV — protein sequence MSGSQNHAEAHTDHHDGHGAPHGSLRGYVTGFVLSVILTAIPFWLVMNDVLGNSVLTAIVIMAFAAVQIVVHMIYFLHMSSRAEGGWSMMALIFTIIIVVIALSGSLWVMYHLNTNMMPSDLHKM from the coding sequence ATGAGCGGTAGCCAGAACCACGCCGAGGCACATACCGACCACCATGACGGGCACGGCGCGCCGCATGGCAGCCTGCGCGGCTATGTCACCGGCTTCGTGCTCTCGGTCATCCTGACGGCGATCCCGTTCTGGCTCGTCATGAACGACGTGCTCGGCAACTCCGTGCTGACGGCGATCGTGATCATGGCCTTCGCCGCCGTGCAGATCGTCGTTCACATGATCTACTTCCTCCACATGAGCAGCCGTGCCGAAGGCGGCTGGAGCATGATGGCGCTGATCTTCACCATCATCATCGTGGTGATCGCGCTCTCGGGCTCGCTGTGGGTGATGTACCACCTCAATACCAACATGATGCCGAGCGACCTGCACAAGATGTGA
- a CDS encoding TonB-dependent receptor plug domain-containing protein codes for MPLTSTPEVSIVIPALPAAERGRLLLCVSFLALACSAPVLAQNAPAPLALDEIVVSATGTPTPAREIASSVTVITAREIEQQQRRTLPQALATVPGLNIVQTGGPGGLTSVFMRGTNSNHVKVLIDGIEANDPSTPNRSFDFGSMLTDDIERIEVLRGPQSGLYGANAIGGVISVTTKRGEGPPRATARVEAGSHGTFNQSAGFSGGDDRFNYAFNVAHFRTDATDVTPPNLVPPGRRINPNAFDNYSYSGRIGVALGDTLSLNWVGRYQDGQLRYTGDTGFPSRPAPYRSLQNYAQAFTRGEVVWDPFAGRFVNTFGVSYTNQDRATRTANGTTGILGLPNENLGERTKLDWRGNIEITKGHNLIMGLQYERERLDTASLVASNGNKAAYLEYQGNIQDRYFLAANIRHDNEDSYGGHTTYRIAPAVIVPGIETKLKASYGTGFKAPTLSERFIDYRPGFNFFGNPNLSPEESHGWDIGFEQPLFDKRLQFGGTWFQNDIDNLIVTNTAGNSYANIGKAQTKGVEAFAALEISPQFRIRADYTFTLAKDEIARQELLRRPRHKASATATWTPTDKLTFSATLLYVGSWVDGNRDFSVPRMNAKGATLVNLAAEYKATDKVTVFGRIDNLFDKRWENPIGFLVPGFGAYGGIKVAIGG; via the coding sequence GTGCCACTGACGTCAACGCCCGAGGTCTCCATCGTGATCCCCGCCCTTCCAGCCGCAGAACGCGGCCGCCTGCTGCTATGCGTTTCCTTCCTCGCACTGGCCTGCTCCGCCCCGGTACTCGCCCAGAACGCACCCGCCCCGCTCGCGCTCGACGAGATCGTTGTCAGCGCGACCGGCACGCCGACCCCGGCGCGCGAGATCGCGAGCTCCGTCACCGTCATCACCGCCAGGGAGATCGAGCAGCAGCAGCGCCGCACCCTGCCCCAGGCTCTCGCCACCGTGCCCGGCCTCAACATCGTCCAGACAGGCGGACCGGGCGGCCTGACCTCGGTCTTCATGCGCGGCACCAACTCCAATCACGTCAAGGTTCTGATCGACGGCATCGAGGCGAACGACCCCTCGACGCCCAACCGCTCCTTCGATTTCGGCTCGATGCTGACCGACGACATCGAGCGCATCGAGGTGCTGCGTGGCCCGCAGAGCGGCCTGTACGGCGCCAATGCGATCGGCGGCGTCATCTCGGTCACCACGAAACGCGGTGAGGGGCCGCCCAGGGCGACCGCGCGGGTCGAAGCCGGTTCCCACGGCACCTTCAACCAGTCCGCCGGTTTCAGCGGTGGCGACGATCGTTTCAACTATGCCTTCAACGTCGCGCATTTCCGCACCGATGCGACCGACGTCACGCCGCCGAACCTCGTCCCGCCCGGCCGCCGCATCAATCCGAATGCCTTCGACAACTACAGCTATTCCGGCCGCATCGGCGTCGCGCTCGGCGACACGCTGTCGCTCAACTGGGTCGGCCGCTATCAGGACGGGCAGTTGCGCTATACCGGCGACACCGGCTTCCCGAGCCGCCCCGCCCCCTATCGCTCCCTGCAGAATTACGCACAGGCCTTCACACGCGGCGAGGTCGTCTGGGATCCGTTCGCCGGACGTTTCGTCAACACCTTCGGCGTTTCCTACACGAACCAGGACCGGGCGACGCGAACGGCCAACGGCACGACCGGCATCCTCGGCCTGCCCAACGAAAACCTGGGCGAGCGCACCAAGCTCGACTGGCGCGGCAATATCGAGATCACCAAGGGTCACAACCTGATCATGGGCCTGCAATACGAGCGCGAGCGCTTGGACACCGCGAGCCTCGTCGCTTCCAACGGCAACAAGGCCGCCTATCTCGAATACCAGGGCAATATTCAGGACCGCTATTTCCTGGCGGCCAACATCCGCCACGATAATGAAGACAGCTATGGCGGCCACACCACCTATCGCATCGCGCCGGCCGTCATCGTCCCGGGCATCGAGACCAAGCTGAAGGCGAGCTACGGCACCGGCTTCAAGGCGCCGACGCTGAGCGAGCGCTTCATCGACTATCGCCCCGGCTTCAATTTCTTCGGCAACCCGAACCTGAGCCCGGAAGAAAGCCACGGCTGGGATATCGGCTTCGAGCAGCCGCTCTTCGACAAGCGCCTTCAGTTCGGCGGGACCTGGTTCCAGAACGACATCGACAACCTGATCGTCACCAACACGGCAGGCAACTCCTACGCCAATATCGGCAAGGCGCAGACCAAGGGCGTCGAAGCCTTCGCCGCGCTGGAGATTTCGCCCCAGTTCCGCATCCGCGCCGACTACACCTTCACCCTCGCCAAGGACGAGATTGCGCGGCAGGAATTGCTGCGCCGCCCACGCCACAAGGCGAGCGCAACCGCGACCTGGACGCCGACCGACAAGCTCACCTTCTCGGCGACGCTGCTCTATGTCGGCTCCTGGGTCGACGGCAATCGCGACTTCTCGGTCCCGCGCATGAACGCGAAGGGCGCGACGCTGGTCAATCTCGCCGCCGAGTACAAGGCGACCGACAAGGTCACCGTGTTCGGGCGGATCGACAATCTCTTCGACAAGCGCTGGGAGAACCCCATCGGCTTCCTCGTCCCGGGCTTCGGCGCCTATGGCGGCATCAAGGTGGCGATCGGCGGATGA
- a CDS encoding FecCD family ABC transporter permease, with protein sequence MKTLPFQPPSLALLIALLALATLAVFALSTAVGYAPLDLGAAIRDWLAGRPTLPALVLTELRLPRAILGTLVGFSLGLSGAAMQGLLRNPLAEPGVVGISSAAAFGAVVAFYSGLSASVALALPLGGIAGAVVATLLLFILLGRGAGTTTLILAGVAINSFAGAATSLALNLAPNPYAALEIVFWLMGSLADRSLNHVLLALPLMLVGWALLLSTAPALDALTLGEDTAASLGFDLTWLRARLIGGTALAVGSAVAVTGAIGFVGLVVPHLLRPLVGNRPGRLLLVSGFGGASLVLLADTALRLAPIPPDLKLGVVTALIGAPFLFSLVNRMRREA encoded by the coding sequence ATGAAGACCTTGCCCTTCCAGCCGCCATCGCTGGCGCTTCTCATCGCGCTGCTCGCGCTCGCGACGCTCGCCGTCTTTGCTCTCTCGACGGCGGTCGGCTACGCCCCGCTCGATCTCGGCGCGGCGATCCGCGATTGGCTGGCTGGGCGCCCGACGCTGCCGGCGCTCGTGCTGACGGAGCTGCGGCTGCCGCGCGCGATCCTCGGCACGCTGGTCGGCTTCAGCCTCGGCCTGTCGGGCGCCGCCATGCAGGGCCTGCTGCGCAATCCGCTGGCCGAGCCCGGTGTCGTCGGCATTTCGAGCGCCGCCGCCTTCGGCGCAGTCGTCGCCTTCTACAGCGGGCTTTCAGCCAGCGTCGCGCTCGCCCTGCCGCTCGGCGGCATCGCAGGCGCCGTCGTCGCCACGCTCCTGCTGTTCATCCTGCTCGGACGCGGCGCCGGCACCACGACGCTGATCCTCGCCGGCGTCGCCATCAACAGCTTCGCCGGTGCCGCCACATCGCTGGCACTGAACCTTGCGCCCAACCCCTATGCGGCGCTGGAGATCGTGTTCTGGCTGATGGGCTCGCTCGCCGACCGCAGCCTGAACCATGTCCTGCTCGCCCTGCCCCTGATGCTCGTCGGCTGGGCGTTGTTGCTCTCGACCGCGCCGGCCCTCGACGCGCTGACGCTGGGCGAAGACACGGCCGCCAGCCTGGGCTTCGATCTCACCTGGCTGCGCGCCCGCCTGATCGGCGGCACGGCGCTCGCCGTCGGCAGCGCGGTCGCGGTCACCGGTGCGATCGGCTTCGTCGGCCTCGTCGTGCCGCATCTGCTGCGCCCGCTGGTCGGCAACCGCCCCGGCCGCCTGCTGCTGGTCAGCGGCTTCGGCGGCGCCAGCCTCGTCCTGCTGGCCGATACCGCGCTCAGGCTCGCCCCGATCCCGCCGGATCTGAAACTCGGTGTGGTCACTGCGCTGATCGGGGCACCCTTCCTCTTCAGCCTCGTCAATCGCATGCGGCGGGAGGCGTGA
- a CDS encoding ABC transporter substrate-binding protein has protein sequence MTPFRARHGLTGLCALAIAAFAAMAFGASPAAAKPARIVSLNMCTDELVLRLAPPEHIASITWLSRDPRNANMAEAARAIPVNHGLVEQVLASRPDLVIAGAYTTRATVALLKRVGMPVREFGVPRNIAEMRAQIAEMAALLGEEERGAALVSDIDARLAVLAAKRPTERRRAIVLRPNGFTVGRGSLVDEILTLAGLDNIAAGLGIDSYGQIALETVALGGAQMLILNDTPGGQPSLAHEVLHHPLIERLRERLKLVALPSRLWTCAGPSVLDAIELLARAAEEDR, from the coding sequence ATGACGCCGTTCCGCGCCAGGCATGGGCTGACCGGCTTGTGCGCTCTCGCCATCGCGGCCTTCGCCGCCATGGCGTTTGGCGCGTCGCCAGCGGCGGCGAAGCCGGCGCGGATCGTCTCGCTCAACATGTGCACGGACGAACTCGTCCTGCGCCTCGCGCCGCCCGAGCACATCGCTTCGATCACCTGGCTCTCGCGCGATCCGCGCAACGCCAATATGGCAGAGGCGGCACGCGCGATCCCGGTCAATCACGGCCTCGTCGAGCAGGTGCTCGCCTCCCGGCCCGACCTCGTCATCGCCGGCGCCTACACCACCCGCGCGACGGTCGCCCTGCTCAAGCGGGTGGGGATGCCCGTGCGCGAGTTTGGCGTGCCCCGCAACATCGCCGAAATGCGCGCGCAGATCGCGGAGATGGCGGCGCTGCTCGGAGAGGAGGAACGCGGCGCGGCGCTCGTTTCCGACATCGACGCGCGCCTCGCCGTTCTGGCGGCGAAGCGTCCGACCGAGCGCCGCCGCGCCATCGTGCTTCGCCCGAACGGCTTCACGGTCGGGCGCGGCTCGCTGGTCGACGAGATCCTGACGCTGGCCGGGCTCGACAACATCGCCGCCGGCCTCGGCATCGACAGCTATGGCCAGATCGCGCTGGAGACAGTGGCGCTCGGCGGCGCGCAGATGCTGATCCTCAACGACACGCCGGGCGGCCAGCCCTCGCTCGCCCATGAGGTGCTGCACCATCCGCTGATCGAGAGGCTCCGCGAGCGCCTGAAGCTGGTCGCCCTGCCCTCGCGATTATGGACCTGCGCCGGTCCGAGCGTGCTCGACGCCATCGAGTTGCTCGCACGCGCCGCCGAAGAGGACCGATGA
- a CDS encoding M20/M25/M40 family metallo-hydrolase, with product MASSDALAPVFDHIEANRSAFLDRLIAYLRHPSISAENIGIAEVGALLVEMLTEIGLETSLIQTEGHPMVVARWEKAPGKPTVLLYGHYDVQPPDPLEKWISPPFEPTIRDGRLYARGVGDNKGQHFAQILAIESHLKIHSELPCNVILLLEGEEEIGSPRIAGFVRANKELLQADLAVTADGPRHASGAPTIKFGSRGVVSFDLRCRHASRDVHSGNFGGVVPNPIWTLVHLLATMKNEAGEITIEGLHDAVEPPTAEDIEAIKHLPLDIDAFKQGLGLTRLDAPLDRPFYDRLCFQPTLTINGFHGGYGGPGTKTVLPNEALVKCDIRLVEAQDPQDILRKVAAHVAKHAPEVEFIVEETGMQPSKTQIASAYTAPLRRAFVAAHGEEPLLIPAGFGSLPNYVFTKILGIPAYVTPYANHDEANHAPNENMTLDCFQSGIRTGAALLHELGQLQNEG from the coding sequence ATGGCTTCCTCCGACGCATTGGCTCCGGTCTTCGATCACATCGAAGCCAACCGCAGCGCCTTCCTCGACCGGCTGATCGCCTATCTGCGCCATCCGAGCATCAGCGCCGAGAACATCGGTATCGCCGAGGTCGGTGCGCTGCTGGTCGAGATGCTGACCGAGATCGGACTGGAAACCAGCCTCATCCAGACCGAGGGCCATCCCATGGTCGTCGCCCGCTGGGAGAAGGCGCCGGGCAAGCCGACTGTGCTGCTCTACGGCCACTACGACGTGCAGCCGCCGGACCCGCTCGAGAAGTGGATTTCGCCGCCCTTCGAGCCCACCATCCGTGACGGCCGGCTCTATGCGCGTGGCGTCGGCGACAACAAGGGCCAGCATTTCGCCCAGATCCTCGCCATCGAATCCCATCTCAAGATCCACAGCGAATTGCCCTGCAACGTCATCCTGCTGCTGGAGGGCGAGGAGGAGATCGGCAGCCCCCGCATCGCGGGCTTCGTGCGCGCCAACAAGGAATTGCTGCAGGCCGACCTCGCCGTCACCGCCGACGGCCCGCGCCATGCCAGCGGCGCGCCGACCATCAAGTTCGGCTCGCGCGGCGTCGTTTCCTTCGACCTGCGCTGCCGCCATGCCAGCCGCGACGTCCATTCGGGCAATTTCGGCGGCGTCGTGCCGAACCCGATCTGGACGCTGGTCCACCTGCTCGCCACCATGAAGAACGAGGCCGGCGAGATCACCATCGAAGGCCTGCACGACGCGGTCGAGCCGCCGACGGCCGAGGATATCGAGGCGATCAAGCACCTGCCGCTCGATATCGACGCGTTCAAGCAGGGGCTCGGCCTCACCCGCCTCGATGCGCCGCTCGACCGGCCCTTCTACGACCGTCTCTGCTTCCAGCCGACGCTGACGATCAACGGCTTCCACGGCGGCTATGGCGGGCCGGGCACCAAGACCGTGCTGCCCAATGAAGCGCTGGTGAAATGCGACATTCGCCTCGTCGAAGCGCAGGACCCGCAGGACATCCTGCGCAAGGTCGCGGCCCATGTCGCCAAGCACGCGCCGGAGGTCGAGTTCATCGTCGAGGAAACCGGCATGCAGCCCTCCAAGACGCAGATCGCCTCGGCCTATACCGCGCCGCTGCGCCGCGCCTTCGTCGCGGCCCATGGCGAGGAGCCGCTGCTGATCCCCGCCGGCTTCGGCAGCCTGCCGAATTACGTGTTCACCAAAATCCTCGGCATCCCCGCCTATGTCACGCCCTATGCCAACCATGACGAGGCCAACCACGCGCCCAACGAGAACATGACGCTGGATTGCTTCCAGAGCGGCATCAGGACGGGCGCGGCGCTGCTGCACGAGCTTGGGCAGTTGCAGAACGAGGGCTGA
- the cyoC gene encoding cytochrome o ubiquinol oxidase subunit III: MAKAKAQAQAAASVPAFYVTEDEHEHSGGSTMLGFWLYLMSDCLVFAVLFATFGVLGRNYAAGPSGADLFDLRLVAVNTAMLLFSSITYGFAMLAMDKGRQAAMQGWLVVTGLFGLAFLAIELYEFAHLIHEGATPMRSAFLSSFFTLVGTHGLHVTFGLIWLTVLMVQVSKRGLIEANRRRLLCLSMFWHFLDVVWIGVFTFVYLMGVLK, from the coding sequence ATGGCTAAGGCGAAAGCGCAGGCGCAGGCCGCGGCGAGCGTTCCGGCGTTCTACGTCACGGAAGATGAGCACGAGCATTCGGGCGGCTCGACCATGCTCGGCTTCTGGCTCTATCTGATGAGCGACTGCCTGGTTTTCGCGGTCCTCTTCGCGACCTTCGGCGTGCTCGGGCGCAACTATGCGGCCGGGCCGTCCGGCGCCGACCTGTTCGACCTCAGGCTGGTCGCGGTCAACACCGCCATGCTGCTGTTCTCCTCGATCACCTACGGCTTCGCCATGCTGGCGATGGACAAGGGCCGGCAGGCGGCGATGCAGGGCTGGCTCGTGGTGACCGGGCTCTTCGGCCTCGCCTTCCTCGCGATCGAGCTCTACGAATTCGCGCACCTCATCCATGAGGGTGCGACGCCGATGCGCAGCGCCTTCCTGTCGTCCTTCTTCACGCTGGTCGGTACGCACGGGCTGCACGTCACCTTCGGCCTGATCTGGCTGACGGTGCTGATGGTGCAGGTCTCGAAGCGCGGTTTGATCGAGGCCAACCGGCGCCGCTTGCTGTGCCTGAGCATGTTCTGGCACTTCCTCGACGTCGTCTGGATCGGCGTCTTCACCTTCGTCTACCTGATGGGCGTGCTGAAATGA
- a CDS encoding DUF6925 family protein — MSDSETIRAVLREHIHDASSQWNLGTFGAIAEFMRDPGEEVVIVDKPSRLSATTARGGIGFDNLDGAPLFASESAVGASWSPRVSLCLLEDACAMNRRTVLTELGPDAQALRTEDANAILFDMGLGTLQTDICIRTGDPELIALLRAQAGRSLFEPGNPAMPAIVAAGPHRVFLARIGRCEVYQPIPPAGGKSPEGPHTHVLPQLLRSGRTHAATEPVPEGYVPCAHLVPAHPVRDAMGHPRPFDAAAHQGFESLIARFADPAIAAVKQALREAVDKGVSPEAFAVPGTKFERHALRVALRQLAAVAPDTAGLADWLAWHEARERGGETEADPYAH, encoded by the coding sequence ATGAGCGATAGCGAAACCATCCGCGCCGTGCTGCGCGAGCACATCCATGACGCATCGAGCCAGTGGAATCTCGGCACCTTCGGCGCGATCGCCGAGTTCATGCGCGATCCCGGCGAGGAGGTCGTGATCGTCGATAAGCCCTCCCGCCTCTCCGCCACGACCGCGCGCGGCGGCATCGGCTTCGACAATCTCGACGGCGCCCCCCTCTTCGCCTCGGAAAGCGCCGTCGGCGCGAGCTGGAGCCCCCGCGTCTCGCTCTGCCTGCTGGAAGACGCCTGCGCTATGAACCGGCGCACCGTTCTCACCGAACTCGGCCCCGATGCCCAAGCGCTGCGCACCGAGGATGCCAACGCGATCCTGTTCGACATGGGGCTCGGCACCCTGCAGACCGACATCTGCATCCGCACCGGCGATCCCGAACTGATCGCGCTGCTGCGCGCCCAGGCCGGCCGCTCGCTGTTCGAGCCCGGCAATCCGGCGATGCCGGCGATCGTCGCTGCCGGGCCGCATCGCGTCTTCCTCGCCCGCATCGGCCGCTGCGAGGTCTACCAGCCGATCCCGCCGGCCGGTGGCAAGAGCCCCGAGGGCCCGCACACCCATGTGCTGCCGCAGCTGCTGCGCAGCGGCCGCACCCATGCCGCGACCGAACCGGTACCAGAGGGCTACGTGCCTTGTGCCCATCTCGTTCCGGCCCATCCGGTCCGCGACGCGATGGGGCACCCGCGCCCCTTCGACGCCGCTGCCCACCAAGGCTTCGAAAGCCTGATCGCCCGTTTCGCCGACCCGGCAATCGCCGCGGTGAAACAGGCGCTGCGCGAAGCCGTCGACAAAGGGGTTTCGCCGGAAGCCTTTGCCGTGCCGGGGACCAAGTTCGAGCGCCACGCCTTGCGCGTCGCGCTGCGCCAGCTCGCCGCCGTTGCGCCCGACACGGCCGGGCTGGCGGACTGGCTCGCCTGGCACGAGGCCCGCGAGCGTGGCGGAGAGACGGAAGCGGACCCCTACGCCCATTGA
- a CDS encoding ABC transporter ATP-binding protein, with product MAIEAHGITVELGGKAVLQEADLTVRPGELLGLVGPNGAGKTTLLRVMAGLLAPARGAVRYDGESARELRRQALARRVSFLAQGGDTSWPLSVETVVGLGRLPHRRPFGGLSEADKAAIATALDHCDVASFVDRTMGTLSGGERRRVLLARALAVEAPYLLADEPLAGLDPLHQLEVMELLRQTARRGAGVVVVLHDLTLATRFCDRLALLNLGRLVAEGEPAAVLDDARLRSVFSVSALRGSHDDEPFLLPWRALSHGRSNDER from the coding sequence ATGGCCATCGAAGCGCACGGCATCACCGTCGAGCTCGGCGGCAAGGCGGTCCTCCAAGAGGCCGACCTCACTGTTCGACCCGGAGAACTCCTCGGCCTCGTCGGCCCCAACGGCGCCGGCAAGACGACGCTGCTGCGCGTCATGGCCGGCCTGCTCGCCCCGGCGCGGGGCGCCGTCCGCTACGATGGCGAGAGCGCCAGAGAACTCCGGCGGCAGGCGCTGGCCCGGCGCGTCTCCTTCCTGGCCCAGGGCGGCGATACCTCCTGGCCGCTCTCGGTCGAGACCGTGGTCGGGCTTGGCCGCCTGCCGCACCGCCGCCCCTTCGGCGGGCTCTCGGAAGCCGACAAGGCGGCCATCGCCACAGCGCTCGACCATTGCGACGTCGCGAGTTTCGTCGATCGCACCATGGGCACGCTTTCCGGCGGCGAACGCCGGCGCGTCCTGCTGGCCCGCGCCCTCGCGGTCGAAGCGCCCTATCTTCTCGCCGACGAACCGCTCGCCGGCCTCGACCCGCTGCACCAGCTCGAAGTGATGGAGCTGCTGCGGCAGACCGCGCGACGCGGCGCCGGCGTCGTGGTCGTGCTGCACGATCTGACGCTGGCAACCCGCTTCTGCGACCGGCTCGCCTTGCTCAATCTCGGTCGGTTGGTCGCCGAGGGCGAGCCGGCAGCCGTCCTCGACGACGCGCGCCTGCGCAGTGTCTTCAGCGTCAGCGCCCTGCGCGGCAGCCATGACGACGAGCCCTTCCTCCTGCCCTGGCGGGCCCTGAGCCACGGAAGATCCAACGATGAGCGATAG
- a CDS encoding SURF1 family protein, producing MTPPETGARGRPRTERFVFAAALCLCTLVFVALGIWQVQRRSWKLDLIARVDARIHAQAMAAPGPAEWPALNPANDEYRRVALQGRYLDAPETLTMAVTELGPGFWVLAPFRADAGFTVLVNRGFVPEDRRGPDERRKVAGEARVVGLLRPSEPGGGFLRANDAAAGRWYSRDVAAIAGAGSLGAVAPYFVDADATSEPGPLPQGGMTQVSFRNTHLVYALTWFCLALMSAGAVVFLLRGKADEGSSAA from the coding sequence ATGACGCCGCCGGAAACAGGAGCGAGGGGCCGCCCGCGCACAGAACGTTTCGTCTTCGCCGCCGCGCTCTGCCTGTGTACGCTGGTCTTCGTCGCGCTCGGGATCTGGCAGGTCCAGCGGCGGAGCTGGAAGCTCGATCTGATCGCCCGTGTCGATGCGCGCATCCATGCGCAGGCCATGGCTGCGCCGGGGCCGGCAGAGTGGCCGGCGCTCAATCCAGCCAATGACGAATACCGCCGCGTCGCCCTGCAGGGGCGCTATCTCGATGCGCCGGAGACGCTGACGATGGCCGTGACCGAACTTGGCCCCGGCTTCTGGGTCCTGGCGCCGTTCCGGGCCGATGCCGGCTTCACCGTCCTCGTCAATCGCGGTTTCGTGCCGGAGGATCGGCGCGGGCCTGACGAGCGGCGCAAGGTTGCCGGCGAGGCGAGGGTGGTCGGGCTGCTGCGGCCGAGCGAGCCCGGAGGCGGCTTCCTACGCGCCAACGACGCGGCTGCCGGGCGCTGGTACTCGCGCGACGTGGCGGCGATCGCCGGGGCGGGGAGCCTTGGTGCTGTCGCGCCTTATTTCGTCGATGCCGACGCCACTTCGGAGCCCGGTCCGCTGCCGCAGGGCGGCATGACCCAGGTCAGCTTCCGCAACACGCATCTGGTCTATGCGCTGACCTGGTTCTGCCTGGCTCTGATGAGCGCCGGGGCGGTGGTCTTCCTGTTGAGGGGCAAGGCCGACGAGGGATCGTCGGCCGCATAG